AGTAAATCACTCTTACATCTGGCTGCATGCAAAGCAGCTCATAAAAGTGCCTTGCCTGATCCAAAGCCACTTCCCTGGAGGCAGTTATGTTACTCAATGTTTGCTGCAGGGAAATCGCGTTCCTGCACATGCGTTGCACGGTTATTTGATCTATGTGCTCCAGATAATTGGAGGCCTGGATAAGAATGCGCGATGCCAAGTGCGCCAGACCCTCAAAAATGTACTATAGAGAAATACGTTAAAGCAAAATAAAGCTGGATTGATATATACACCTTACCCGGGTCTTTCTTGGATGTAGAGTGGCACTAAACGCCTCATCCATCTCAGACAGTCGTTTGGTCAGCACTTGAACCTGGCGGTCAGGCTCTAGGATGTCATCCTTGGAGCCCACATAACTGTTGGTCCTTACACTCGACTTCGAGCGGAGATAGTGGAAGCATTGAACGCGCACCTCCAAATGCAATACCAGCAGGCAAGTGTTCGCCAGTTCATCAAACTCCAAAGCTAGATTAGTCATTACTTTGATCGTCCCATCCTTCACTGCAATGTCAGCGCCACACTCAGCAGAAACGGCGTTCAGTCCGTTTACCAACGGCCGGCGTAAATCGTTGGCAAATTCCGAAACGCGGCACGAAAACCACTCCATGCTCTCCTGCAGTATGGCGAGCTCCTTAAGAACACTGATATCGACCAAAATCTCTTGCTGGGTGATCCCACCCTCGCCTAGATTACTGGTCAACATTTCAGCTTCGCGGATGTTGCGCTGCTGTACCTGCAACGGGCTCTCCTCTTCCGACGGCTCAAAGCTTCCACGATGAAGTTTTCGGTTGTGACGCGACTTCTGACTGGAGGTCTTTAAATCTGTCCAGTTGGGAAGCGTTCTAAACAATTAACAATAAgtggaaattataaatatatattgctTTGAAACTTTTATACGTACTTTAAAAACCTGCTGATATCTTCATCTTTTAGCCATGCGACGCTGTAAATTCTCTTATCCTCCGAATCTGGCTGCACGATTCCGCGGTAGGCCGCCTGACATATTTCCCGATAGGCCTTCAACAAAGCACATACCATCTTAAGCAGGTCTTCAGAGTAACAGGGCAAGTCTTGAATGAGGTTCCTAGTTTCCATCAACCTTCGTTCGACCATCACAGTAGACTGCAACAACGGCCTGCTTAGATTAAGAGCCTTAATTTCCTCAGGACTTATAATAGTACGCCATGCATCTTGGTTTTTCGACAGCGACTCTATGGTCAGCTGCAGGTTGCGGTTGTGCCCTTTGGATAGGAATGTATCCTTAATGTAGTTGTTCAAAAAGTCATGTAGACTGCAGGGTTGCCTAAAAGTACGATACAAAGTTATTGTATTATGTATCCGAGCCAGAAGCTACAAGTGTATCATCTTACCCTGGCTTGCATTTCATAAAGTTTTCTATCTCCTTGATATATCCCATTAATGGTAGATACACTTTGGTAATGATATTTTGATCAGGTGTACAAATAAGAATTTTTTCCCGCTGCTTTTTCTCGTGACGAAAGAGGCCACTGGTGGAGCCCTTGCCACTGCCACCAAGCTGGGCGGCCAGGTTGTCATCCACGGAGGCATCCGAAGCGTTGCGACGATGCTCCTTAAGGGAGTCGCTATTGCTGCTGGTGCCAACGTGCGATGATTTATCAAACTTAAACATTGAGCCCTTGGTgctaattattaaaataagtatGTTAATACATTAAGTCCGTTTACTGACTCGTAACTTACCTCGGTACCTTGCGCCTTAGAAAATAGGAATTTATGTTGCTGGTGGGCTCTGAAAACCCAGTCTGGGCACTTTCGTCCGAGGCAGCATTCTGTATATCCAAGTAGTCCGTGAGCAACAGTTGCAACTGAAAATAGAAAGTTGAAAGCTGAAGTGCGATTCAGAAGAGCTTAAAAACCCACAACTTACCACTGACTGAGCCTGGGCCCAGAAATCGGTCAGGTCGTATGGTTGTGGTCCAACCACAGAGTACTTCTGTCCCACCGACAAATAGTTCTTCAGCAACAAGGTATGCGTTTTGGCGATTGCCTTGAACTGCTTAAATATGACCTCCAGAAGTGTAAGGAGCGGATTGGTATCCGCCGTTGCTCCATTCACAGACAGCAGATGCGTTGTGTTCCGCACCACGTTGAGCAATTCTGTTTGGATTTGGACGCGCAGTGTTTCCAGAGAGTCAGGCACCTTGTGCAGCATTCCGAACGACTCCACTATAATGGCAACGAAGTAGCTCATGCTCAGCTCCGGGTAAATGAGATCTGCGTCTTCAATAACCTCTGCCTTGTCCAAATCAAACCTCTGTGCCATTTCAGCCAGCGCTTTGCGCACTCGGGCATTGGCCTCGATGCGATCCGTAGAGCGACGAGCTTTTATTCCCCGAGTAAAGCTGGAATTTAACCGACTAGAGTTGGTGCGTTCGAACGAGGAGAGGGCCTCGTTGGCCGAGTTGGTGTACACCTGGGTGACCAGTTCCTCATGCAGCCGCAGGTACAGCTGCTGACGTCGGGCTTGTAGGTCGGTCCGCAAATCTGACAAGCCCTCGACGGCCTGTAGAGGTCCATTAAGGGTGGCCAGGGCATCAGTTAAGGCCTTGCTGGCATGCAGATACTGTCGTTTGGAGGTGTAGCCCACCACCCTTTGAGGCACTTTGCGCAACTCCTGGCTGGAAAGGAATTATCTAGTTAGCGCGTGTCGATAAACAACAAAGGCAAAGTGACCTACATTTGCTCCAGCATCTCCAGAACGTACTTGTGCTGCACTGCGTCCGTCCACATCTTCCGAAGCTCATCGCGCCGGCACTGCAACAGCCGCTTGCAAACACCAAGGTTCTCCTTGACGGCATGAATCCGTTCCCGGCTGGCCGTCACCTCCGAAGACACCTGACTGAACAGGGGCAGCACCTGAGTAAGCTGCTGGTC
This genomic stretch from Drosophila yakuba strain Tai18E2 chromosome 3R, Prin_Dyak_Tai18E2_2.1, whole genome shotgun sequence harbors:
- the LOC6537528 gene encoding exocyst complex component 4 isoform X1, encoding MSIADKRASFARRAESLVERVRVMNTIYEKYNISTEKCGDLTVIVQGDLSQQEKRAVFITVHDLGCNHNSFQEFVSSPCMTEIKERSCFIHVDVPGHADHAEALADGFPFPTLQSLGEDLVTVLDYLHVKYVIGLGEGAGANVLARFGLAHPSRVLGLILINATGSAASVLQSFKNKFISWKSDEVAQSAESFLMYHKFGHVMENWQIVGENPDKEKIVAEYQKRLHRSLNSKNIGLYVKAFMNRKDLTLKGCKVDVILITGMLSPYASMVEKLHRDVEKERVTILKIERAGDVLADAPGKVAQSILLFCKGQGLLTSVVMPGVDRGRAFSTASSGSFEGANGSRRLSRGISMEDYDKPNIRRLSIMNTKHIFAFNSVYMDAPPPTKPPRGVKYGKDESAGCGFLVNVIKSLGFSETTEERQKEKQKIEAEFKRSDLRLNELVSRHDQQLTQVLPLFSQVSSEVTASRERIHAVKENLGVCKRLLQCRRDELRKMWTDAVQHKYVLEMLEQIQELRKVPQRVVGYTSKRQYLHASKALTDALATLNGPLQAVEGLSDLRTDLQARRQQLYLRLHEELVTQVYTNSANEALSSFERTNSSRLNSSFTRGIKARRSTDRIEANARVRKALAEMAQRFDLDKAEVIEDADLIYPELSMSYFVAIIVESFGMLHKVPDSLETLRVQIQTELLNVVRNTTHLLSVNGATADTNPLLTLLEVIFKQFKAIAKTHTLLLKNYLSVGQKYSVVGPQPYDLTDFWAQAQSVLQLLLTDYLDIQNAASDESAQTGFSEPTSNINSYFLRRKVPSTKGSMFKFDKSSHVGTSSNSDSLKEHRRNASDASVDDNLAAQLGGSGKGSTSGLFRHEKKQREKILICTPDQNIITKVYLPLMGYIKEIENFMKCKPGQPCSLHDFLNNYIKDTFLSKGHNRNLQLTIESLSKNQDAWRTIISPEEIKALNLSRPLLQSTVMVERRLMETRNLIQDLPCYSEDLLKMVCALLKAYREICQAAYRGIVQPDSEDKRIYSVAWLKDEDISRFLKTLPNWTDLKTSSQKSRHNRKLHRGSFEPSEEESPLQVQQRNIREAEMLTSNLGEGGITQQEILVDISVLKELAILQESMEWFSCRVSEFANDLRRPLVNGLNAVSAECGADIAVKDGTIKVMTNLALEFDELANTCLLVLHLEVRVQCFHYLRSKSSVRTNSYVGSKDDILEPDRQVQVLTKRLSEMDEAFSATLHPRKTRYIFEGLAHLASRILIQASNYLEHIDQITVQRMCRNAISLQQTLSNITASREVALDQARHFYELLCMQPDEILNALLERGTQFSEMQLLNALQLSCKSFGITDANLLASYQQKLSDILGAKPSKGVIV
- the LOC6537528 gene encoding exocyst complex component 4 isoform X4, with protein sequence MSKPGTPRHGAGSSSAAAATEKISKYNISTEKCGDLTVIVQGDLSQQEKRAVFITVHDLGCNHNSFQEFVSSPCMTEIKERSCFIHVDVPGHADHAEALADGFPFPTLQSLGEDLVTVLDYLHVKYVIGLGEGAGANVLARFGLAHPSRVLGLILINATGSAASVLQSFKNKFISWKSDEVAQSAESFLMYHKFGHVMENWQIVGENPDKEKIVAEYQKRLHRSLNSKNIGLYVKAFMNRKDLTLKGCKVDVILITGMLSPYASMVEKLHRDVEKERVTILKIERAGDVLADAPGKVAQSILLFCKGQGLLTSVVMPGVDRGRAFSTASSGSFEGANGSRRLSRGISMEDYDKPNIRRLSIMNTKHIFAFNSVYMDAPPPTKPPRGVKYGKDESAGCGFLVNVIKSLGFSETTEERQKEKQKIEAEFKRSDLRLNELVSRHDQQLTQVLPLFSQVSSEVTASRERIHAVKENLGVCKRLLQCRRDELRKMWTDAVQHKYVLEMLEQIQELRKVPQRVVGYTSKRQYLHASKALTDALATLNGPLQAVEGLSDLRTDLQARRQQLYLRLHEELVTQVYTNSANEALSSFERTNSSRLNSSFTRGIKARRSTDRIEANARVRKALAEMAQRFDLDKAEVIEDADLIYPELSMSYFVAIIVESFGMLHKVPDSLETLRVQIQTELLNVVRNTTHLLSVNGATADTNPLLTLLEVIFKQFKAIAKTHTLLLKNYLSVGQKYSVVGPQPYDLTDFWAQAQSVLQLLLTDYLDIQNAASDESAQTGFSEPTSNINSYFLRRKVPSTKGSMFKFDKSSHVGTSSNSDSLKEHRRNASDASVDDNLAAQLGGSGKGSTSGLFRHEKKQREKILICTPDQNIITKVYLPLMGYIKEIENFMKCKPGQPCSLHDFLNNYIKDTFLSKGHNRNLQLTIESLSKNQDAWRTIISPEEIKALNLSRPLLQSTVMVERRLMETRNLIQDLPCYSEDLLKMVCALLKAYREICQAAYRGIVQPDSEDKRIYSVAWLKDEDISRFLKTLPNWTDLKTSSQKSRHNRKLHRGSFEPSEEESPLQVQQRNIREAEMLTSNLGEGGITQQEILVDISVLKELAILQESMEWFSCRVSEFANDLRRPLVNGLNAVSAECGADIAVKDGTIKVMTNLALEFDELANTCLLVLHLEVRVQCFHYLRSKSSVRTNSYVGSKDDILEPDRQVQVLTKRLSEMDEAFSATLHPRKTRYIFEGLAHLASRILIQASNYLEHIDQITVQRMCRNAISLQQTLSNITASREVALDQARHFYELLCMQPDEILNALLERGTQFSEMQLLNALQLSCKSFGITDANLLASYQQKLSDILGAKPSKGVIV
- the LOC6537528 gene encoding exocyst complex component 4 isoform X7, with protein sequence MTEIKERSCFIHVDVPGHADHAEALADGFPFPTLQSLGEDLVTVLDYLHVKYVIGLGEGAGANVLARFGLAHPSRVLGLILINATGSAASVLQSFKNKFISWKSDEVAQSAESFLMYHKFGHVMENWQIVGENPDKEKIVAEYQKRLHRSLNSKNIGLYVKAFMNRKDLTLKGCKVDVILITGMLSPYASMVEKLHRDVEKERVTILKIERAGDVLADAPGKVAQSILLFCKGQGLLTSVVMPGVDRGRAFSTASSGSFEGANGSRRLSRGISMEDYDKPNIRRLSIMNTKHIFAFNSVYMDAPPPTKPPRGVKYGKDESAGCGFLVNVIKSLGFSETTEERQKEKQKIEAEFKRSDLRLNELVSRHDQQLTQVLPLFSQVSSEVTASRERIHAVKENLGVCKRLLQCRRDELRKMWTDAVQHKYVLEMLEQIQELRKVPQRVVGYTSKRQYLHASKALTDALATLNGPLQAVEGLSDLRTDLQARRQQLYLRLHEELVTQVYTNSANEALSSFERTNSSRLNSSFTRGIKARRSTDRIEANARVRKALAEMAQRFDLDKAEVIEDADLIYPELSMSYFVAIIVESFGMLHKVPDSLETLRVQIQTELLNVVRNTTHLLSVNGATADTNPLLTLLEVIFKQFKAIAKTHTLLLKNYLSVGQKYSVVGPQPYDLTDFWAQAQSVLQLLLTDYLDIQNAASDESAQTGFSEPTSNINSYFLRRKVPSTKGSMFKFDKSSHVGTSSNSDSLKEHRRNASDASVDDNLAAQLGGSGKGSTSGLFRHEKKQREKILICTPDQNIITKVYLPLMGYIKEIENFMKCKPGQPCSLHDFLNNYIKDTFLSKGHNRNLQLTIESLSKNQDAWRTIISPEEIKALNLSRPLLQSTVMVERRLMETRNLIQDLPCYSEDLLKMVCALLKAYREICQAAYRGIVQPDSEDKRIYSVAWLKDEDISRFLKTLPNWTDLKTSSQKSRHNRKLHRGSFEPSEEESPLQVQQRNIREAEMLTSNLGEGGITQQEILVDISVLKELAILQESMEWFSCRVSEFANDLRRPLVNGLNAVSAECGADIAVKDGTIKVMTNLALEFDELANTCLLVLHLEVRVQCFHYLRSKSSVRTNSYVGSKDDILEPDRQVQVLTKRLSEMDEAFSATLHPRKTRYIFEGLAHLASRILIQASNYLEHIDQITVQRMCRNAISLQQTLSNITASREVALDQARHFYELLCMQPDEILNALLERGTQFSEMQLLNALQLSCKSFGITDANLLASYQQKLSDILGAKPSKGVIV
- the LOC6537528 gene encoding exocyst complex component 4 isoform X5, with translation MSIADKRASFARRAESLVERVRVMNTIYEKYNISTEKCGDLTVIVQGDLSQQEKRAVFITVHDLGCNHNSFQEFVSSPCMTEIKERSCFIHVDVPGHADHAEALADGFPFPTLQSLGEDLVTVLDYLHVKYVIGLGEGAGANVLARFGLAHPSRVLGLILINATGSAASVLQSFKNKFISWKSDEVAQSAESFLMYHKFGHQIVGENPDKEKIVAEYQKRLHRSLNSKNIGLYVKAFMNRKDLTLKGCKVDVILITGMLSPYASMVEKLHRDVEKERVTILKIERAGDVLADAPGKVAQSILLFCKGQGLLTSVVMPGVDRGRAFSTASSGSFEGANGSRRLSRGISMEDYDKPNIRRLSIMNTKHIFAFNSVYMDAPPPTKPPRGVKYGKDESAGCGFLVNVIKSLGFSETTEERQKEKQKIEAEFKRSDLRLNELVSRHDQQLTQVLPLFSQVSSEVTASRERIHAVKENLGVCKRLLQCRRDELRKMWTDAVQHKYVLEMLEQIQELRKVPQRVVGYTSKRQYLHASKALTDALATLNGPLQAVEGLSDLRTDLQARRQQLYLRLHEELVTQVYTNSANEALSSFERTNSSRLNSSFTRGIKARRSTDRIEANARVRKALAEMAQRFDLDKAEVIEDADLIYPELSMSYFVAIIVESFGMLHKVPDSLETLRVQIQTELLNVVRNTTHLLSVNGATADTNPLLTLLEVIFKQFKAIAKTHTLLLKNYLSVGQKYSVVGPQPYDLTDFWAQAQSVLQLLLTDYLDIQNAASDESAQTGFSEPTSNINSYFLRRKVPSTKGSMFKFDKSSHVGTSSNSDSLKEHRRNASDASVDDNLAAQLGGSGKGSTSGLFRHEKKQREKILICTPDQNIITKVYLPLMGYIKEIENFMKCKPGQPCSLHDFLNNYIKDTFLSKGHNRNLQLTIESLSKNQDAWRTIISPEEIKALNLSRPLLQSTVMVERRLMETRNLIQDLPCYSEDLLKMVCALLKAYREICQAAYRGIVQPDSEDKRIYSVAWLKDEDISRFLKTLPNWTDLKTSSQKSRHNRKLHRGSFEPSEEESPLQVQQRNIREAEMLTSNLGEGGITQQEILVDISVLKELAILQESMEWFSCRVSEFANDLRRPLVNGLNAVSAECGADIAVKDGTIKVMTNLALEFDELANTCLLVLHLEVRVQCFHYLRSKSSVRTNSYVGSKDDILEPDRQVQVLTKRLSEMDEAFSATLHPRKTRYIFEGLAHLASRILIQASNYLEHIDQITVQRMCRNAISLQQTLSNITASREVALDQARHFYELLCMQPDEILNALLERGTQFSEMQLLNALQLSCKSFGITDANLLASYQQKLSDILGAKPSKGVIV
- the LOC6537528 gene encoding exocyst complex component 4 isoform X2, yielding MSIADKRASFARRAESLVERVRVMNTIYEKYNISTEKCGDLTVIVQGDLSQQEKRAVFITVHDLGCNHNSFQEFVSSPCMTEIKERSCFIHVDVPGHADHAEALADGFPFPTLQSLGEDLVTVLDYLHVKYVIGLGEGAGANVLARFGLAHPSRVLGLILINATGSAASVLQSFKNKFISWKSDEVAQSAESFLMYHKFGHVMEQIVGENPDKEKIVAEYQKRLHRSLNSKNIGLYVKAFMNRKDLTLKGCKVDVILITGMLSPYASMVEKLHRDVEKERVTILKIERAGDVLADAPGKVAQSILLFCKGQGLLTSVVMPGVDRGRAFSTASSGSFEGANGSRRLSRGISMEDYDKPNIRRLSIMNTKHIFAFNSVYMDAPPPTKPPRGVKYGKDESAGCGFLVNVIKSLGFSETTEERQKEKQKIEAEFKRSDLRLNELVSRHDQQLTQVLPLFSQVSSEVTASRERIHAVKENLGVCKRLLQCRRDELRKMWTDAVQHKYVLEMLEQIQELRKVPQRVVGYTSKRQYLHASKALTDALATLNGPLQAVEGLSDLRTDLQARRQQLYLRLHEELVTQVYTNSANEALSSFERTNSSRLNSSFTRGIKARRSTDRIEANARVRKALAEMAQRFDLDKAEVIEDADLIYPELSMSYFVAIIVESFGMLHKVPDSLETLRVQIQTELLNVVRNTTHLLSVNGATADTNPLLTLLEVIFKQFKAIAKTHTLLLKNYLSVGQKYSVVGPQPYDLTDFWAQAQSVLQLLLTDYLDIQNAASDESAQTGFSEPTSNINSYFLRRKVPSTKGSMFKFDKSSHVGTSSNSDSLKEHRRNASDASVDDNLAAQLGGSGKGSTSGLFRHEKKQREKILICTPDQNIITKVYLPLMGYIKEIENFMKCKPGQPCSLHDFLNNYIKDTFLSKGHNRNLQLTIESLSKNQDAWRTIISPEEIKALNLSRPLLQSTVMVERRLMETRNLIQDLPCYSEDLLKMVCALLKAYREICQAAYRGIVQPDSEDKRIYSVAWLKDEDISRFLKTLPNWTDLKTSSQKSRHNRKLHRGSFEPSEEESPLQVQQRNIREAEMLTSNLGEGGITQQEILVDISVLKELAILQESMEWFSCRVSEFANDLRRPLVNGLNAVSAECGADIAVKDGTIKVMTNLALEFDELANTCLLVLHLEVRVQCFHYLRSKSSVRTNSYVGSKDDILEPDRQVQVLTKRLSEMDEAFSATLHPRKTRYIFEGLAHLASRILIQASNYLEHIDQITVQRMCRNAISLQQTLSNITASREVALDQARHFYELLCMQPDEILNALLERGTQFSEMQLLNALQLSCKSFGITDANLLASYQQKLSDILGAKPSKGVIV
- the LOC6537528 gene encoding exocyst complex component 4 isoform X3, whose translation is MSIADKRASFARRAESLVERVRVMNTIYEKYNISTEKCGDLTVIVQGDLSQQEKRAVFITVHDLGCNHNSFQEFVSSPCMTEIKERSCFIHVDVPGHADHAEALADGFPFPTLQSLGEDLVTVLDYLHVKYVIGLGEGAGANVLARFGLAHPSRVLGLILINATGSAASVLQSFKNKFISWKSDEVAQSAESFLMYHKFGHNWQIVGENPDKEKIVAEYQKRLHRSLNSKNIGLYVKAFMNRKDLTLKGCKVDVILITGMLSPYASMVEKLHRDVEKERVTILKIERAGDVLADAPGKVAQSILLFCKGQGLLTSVVMPGVDRGRAFSTASSGSFEGANGSRRLSRGISMEDYDKPNIRRLSIMNTKHIFAFNSVYMDAPPPTKPPRGVKYGKDESAGCGFLVNVIKSLGFSETTEERQKEKQKIEAEFKRSDLRLNELVSRHDQQLTQVLPLFSQVSSEVTASRERIHAVKENLGVCKRLLQCRRDELRKMWTDAVQHKYVLEMLEQIQELRKVPQRVVGYTSKRQYLHASKALTDALATLNGPLQAVEGLSDLRTDLQARRQQLYLRLHEELVTQVYTNSANEALSSFERTNSSRLNSSFTRGIKARRSTDRIEANARVRKALAEMAQRFDLDKAEVIEDADLIYPELSMSYFVAIIVESFGMLHKVPDSLETLRVQIQTELLNVVRNTTHLLSVNGATADTNPLLTLLEVIFKQFKAIAKTHTLLLKNYLSVGQKYSVVGPQPYDLTDFWAQAQSVLQLLLTDYLDIQNAASDESAQTGFSEPTSNINSYFLRRKVPSTKGSMFKFDKSSHVGTSSNSDSLKEHRRNASDASVDDNLAAQLGGSGKGSTSGLFRHEKKQREKILICTPDQNIITKVYLPLMGYIKEIENFMKCKPGQPCSLHDFLNNYIKDTFLSKGHNRNLQLTIESLSKNQDAWRTIISPEEIKALNLSRPLLQSTVMVERRLMETRNLIQDLPCYSEDLLKMVCALLKAYREICQAAYRGIVQPDSEDKRIYSVAWLKDEDISRFLKTLPNWTDLKTSSQKSRHNRKLHRGSFEPSEEESPLQVQQRNIREAEMLTSNLGEGGITQQEILVDISVLKELAILQESMEWFSCRVSEFANDLRRPLVNGLNAVSAECGADIAVKDGTIKVMTNLALEFDELANTCLLVLHLEVRVQCFHYLRSKSSVRTNSYVGSKDDILEPDRQVQVLTKRLSEMDEAFSATLHPRKTRYIFEGLAHLASRILIQASNYLEHIDQITVQRMCRNAISLQQTLSNITASREVALDQARHFYELLCMQPDEILNALLERGTQFSEMQLLNALQLSCKSFGITDANLLASYQQKLSDILGAKPSKGVIV
- the LOC6537528 gene encoding exocyst complex component 4 isoform X6, which translates into the protein MSIADKRASFARRAESLVERKYNISTEKCGDLTVIVQGDLSQQEKRAVFITVHDLGCNHNSFQEFVSSPCMTEIKERSCFIHVDVPGHADHAEALADGFPFPTLQSLGEDLVTVLDYLHVKYVIGLGEGAGANVLARFGLAHPSRVLGLILINATGSAASVLQSFKNKFISWKSDEVAQSAESFLMYHKFGHVMENWQIVGENPDKEKIVAEYQKRLHRSLNSKNIGLYVKAFMNRKDLTLKGCKVDVILITGMLSPYASMVEKLHRDVEKERVTILKIERAGDVLADAPGKVAQSILLFCKGQGLLTSVVMPGVDRGRAFSTASSGSFEGANGSRRLSRGISMEDYDKPNIRRLSIMNTKHIFAFNSVYMDAPPPTKPPRGVKYGKDESAGCGFLVNVIKSLGFSETTEERQKEKQKIEAEFKRSDLRLNELVSRHDQQLTQVLPLFSQVSSEVTASRERIHAVKENLGVCKRLLQCRRDELRKMWTDAVQHKYVLEMLEQIQELRKVPQRVVGYTSKRQYLHASKALTDALATLNGPLQAVEGLSDLRTDLQARRQQLYLRLHEELVTQVYTNSANEALSSFERTNSSRLNSSFTRGIKARRSTDRIEANARVRKALAEMAQRFDLDKAEVIEDADLIYPELSMSYFVAIIVESFGMLHKVPDSLETLRVQIQTELLNVVRNTTHLLSVNGATADTNPLLTLLEVIFKQFKAIAKTHTLLLKNYLSVGQKYSVVGPQPYDLTDFWAQAQSVLQLLLTDYLDIQNAASDESAQTGFSEPTSNINSYFLRRKVPSTKGSMFKFDKSSHVGTSSNSDSLKEHRRNASDASVDDNLAAQLGGSGKGSTSGLFRHEKKQREKILICTPDQNIITKVYLPLMGYIKEIENFMKCKPGQPCSLHDFLNNYIKDTFLSKGHNRNLQLTIESLSKNQDAWRTIISPEEIKALNLSRPLLQSTVMVERRLMETRNLIQDLPCYSEDLLKMVCALLKAYREICQAAYRGIVQPDSEDKRIYSVAWLKDEDISRFLKTLPNWTDLKTSSQKSRHNRKLHRGSFEPSEEESPLQVQQRNIREAEMLTSNLGEGGITQQEILVDISVLKELAILQESMEWFSCRVSEFANDLRRPLVNGLNAVSAECGADIAVKDGTIKVMTNLALEFDELANTCLLVLHLEVRVQCFHYLRSKSSVRTNSYVGSKDDILEPDRQVQVLTKRLSEMDEAFSATLHPRKTRYIFEGLAHLASRILIQASNYLEHIDQITVQRMCRNAISLQQTLSNITASREVALDQARHFYELLCMQPDEILNALLERGTQFSEMQLLNALQLSCKSFGITDANLLASYQQKLSDILGAKPSKGVIV